A window of Cytophagia bacterium CHB2 contains these coding sequences:
- a CDS encoding FtsX-like permease family protein, which yields MLKNYLKIALRNLARQKVLTFINVFGLSAGLACFTLFMLYAVNEFSFDRLHEKSDRIFRVYRWTEAMRGDDAEGDPYMPMPLGPAMKHDFADVENFVRFREAWGKDFIRANNSVSRIGVTFADPQVFEVFSFRLQRGDPTTALRELRSIVLTEKNAQRLFGEDDPIGKTVEIKLEKEFEAFTITAIAEDLPANSSIQFEALANFEFLNNTAWGKRSQDNWFRSSLSTFVLLRPGSTLANEAQRLLAFRQKYYPNEEADLRKQGFWTGEGAPITYGLQPLRAMHTDTRIWGGPTAAIDPKTVWILLAIAAGVLLIACINFTTLAIGRSAGRAREVGIRKVVGSQRRQLVCQFLVESLLLSIISAMIGLALAQMLLPFFNNLSGKSLQLSQTLYPEIGWLFCGMTLLTGLLAGSYPALALSGFLPVEVLKSKVRLGGSNLLTKSLVTLQFVLSVGLIVSTLTILQQLRFMRSKSPGFNKENVVVVDADGVDAKRIYPLFRQEIISRPEIAGVAASELGLGAGKGWSRSGWDDNGKHYEAYEYFIDENYLAVMDLQLLAGRNLNPAIAADSHTSIIVNETFLKAFGWTKEEAIGKRLSGYSEDAERLPTVIGVVKDFHFRSFHEEVRPQMFHAFADYTPLKFFVRIRPGDPAAALQAMQSAWRNVVPNLPFTHSFLDDDLDAFYKSEARWGAIIGWAGGIAIFLGCLGLFGLAALAAVNRTKEIGIRKVLGASIAGIIGLLSKDFVKLVLVAFVIATPLAYFAMDKWLQDFAYRIDISWWMFALAGGIAFAIALFTVSMQALKTALANPVEALRYE from the coding sequence GTGCTCAAGAACTATCTCAAGATCGCCCTGCGCAATCTGGCGCGGCAAAAAGTGCTGACGTTTATCAACGTCTTCGGCTTGTCGGCCGGTTTGGCGTGCTTCACGCTGTTCATGCTCTACGCGGTGAATGAATTCAGCTTTGATCGTTTGCATGAAAAGTCCGATCGCATTTTCCGGGTTTATCGCTGGACTGAGGCCATGAGAGGCGACGATGCCGAGGGCGATCCGTATATGCCCATGCCTCTTGGTCCGGCGATGAAGCACGATTTTGCCGACGTCGAAAATTTTGTGCGTTTTCGCGAGGCGTGGGGCAAAGATTTTATTCGCGCAAACAACAGCGTCAGCCGCATCGGTGTCACCTTTGCCGATCCGCAGGTCTTCGAAGTGTTTTCCTTTCGCTTGCAGCGCGGCGACCCGACGACGGCCCTGCGTGAGCTGCGCAGCATCGTGCTGACGGAAAAAAACGCGCAGAGACTTTTTGGAGAAGATGATCCCATCGGCAAAACTGTGGAAATCAAACTGGAAAAAGAATTTGAGGCATTCACCATCACTGCAATTGCCGAAGACCTTCCGGCAAATTCTTCCATTCAATTCGAAGCGCTGGCCAATTTTGAATTCTTGAACAATACTGCCTGGGGAAAGCGCTCGCAGGACAATTGGTTTCGCTCGTCGCTAAGCACCTTCGTTTTGCTTCGCCCAGGCAGCACACTGGCGAACGAGGCGCAACGCCTGCTTGCTTTCCGCCAAAAATATTATCCCAACGAAGAGGCAGATTTGCGCAAACAAGGATTCTGGACCGGCGAGGGCGCGCCGATAACCTATGGCCTGCAACCGCTACGTGCCATGCACACCGACACGCGCATCTGGGGCGGCCCCACTGCGGCCATCGATCCCAAAACCGTTTGGATTCTGCTGGCGATTGCCGCCGGGGTGCTGCTCATCGCCTGCATCAATTTCACGACGCTGGCCATCGGGCGCTCGGCGGGGCGCGCGCGTGAAGTCGGCATTCGCAAAGTCGTCGGCAGCCAGCGCAGGCAGTTGGTGTGCCAATTCCTGGTTGAGTCATTGCTCTTGAGCATCATTTCCGCGATGATCGGACTGGCGTTGGCGCAAATGCTTCTGCCTTTCTTCAACAATCTCTCCGGCAAATCGCTGCAATTGTCCCAGACGCTTTACCCGGAAATCGGGTGGCTTTTTTGCGGGATGACTTTATTGACCGGACTTTTGGCAGGAAGCTATCCTGCGCTGGCATTGTCCGGTTTCCTGCCCGTGGAGGTATTAAAAAGCAAAGTCCGGCTTGGCGGCTCGAATCTCCTCACCAAATCCCTGGTCACGCTGCAGTTTGTGCTCTCGGTCGGCTTGATTGTATCCACGCTCACGATTCTACAGCAACTGCGTTTCATGAGATCAAAGTCGCCGGGCTTTAACAAGGAGAATGTCGTGGTCGTTGATGCCGATGGTGTCGATGCCAAACGCATTTATCCATTATTCCGCCAGGAAATCATCTCGCGGCCGGAAATCGCCGGTGTAGCCGCATCGGAGTTGGGGCTTGGCGCGGGCAAAGGCTGGAGTCGTTCGGGCTGGGATGACAACGGCAAGCACTATGAAGCCTATGAGTATTTTATCGATGAGAACTATCTTGCCGTGATGGATCTGCAATTGCTTGCGGGGCGCAATCTCAATCCGGCCATTGCGGCGGACAGCCACACCTCGATCATCGTCAATGAAACATTTCTTAAAGCTTTTGGCTGGACAAAAGAGGAGGCAATCGGCAAGCGATTGTCCGGCTATTCTGAAGATGCCGAGCGTCTACCAACTGTTATCGGCGTAGTGAAGGACTTTCATTTTCGATCCTTTCACGAAGAAGTGCGGCCGCAGATGTTTCATGCCTTTGCCGACTACACGCCGCTGAAGTTCTTTGTCCGCATCCGGCCCGGCGACCCGGCAGCGGCGCTGCAGGCGATGCAATCTGCCTGGCGCAATGTCGTTCCCAATTTGCCTTTCACCCATAGTTTCCTCGATGACGATCTCGATGCTTTTTACAAGTCCGAGGCGCGCTGGGGCGCGATTATCGGCTGGGCAGGCGGCATTGCGATCTTTCTGGGTTGCCTGGGATTGTTCGGTCTGGCGGCACTCGCGGCGGTGAATCGCACAAAAGAGATTGGGATTCGCAAAGTGCTCGGCGCTTCGATTGCCGGCATCATCGGCTTGCTCTCGAAAGACTTCGTCAAGCTCGTACTCGTCGCTTTCGTCATTGCCACGCCGCTGGCTTATTTCGCCATGGACAAATGGCTGCAAGATTTCGCCTATCGCATCGACATCAGTTGGTGGATGTTCGCATTGGCCGGCGGCATCGCGTTCGCTATCGCGCTGTTCACGGTAAGCATGCAAGCCCTCAAAACCGCGCTGGCGAATCCGGTTGAGGCACTGCGTTATGAGTGA
- a CDS encoding FtsX-like permease family protein, with protein MFKNYLKIALRHLKKNAVYSSINIVGLAAGMACCILITLYVLHELSYDKFHQNAERIFRVQLDLDLNGVLYKEPSIPFPAAVAFARDFPEVEKAMRFYRNDDFPLLEIDDRKFIEERFFFTDPAVFEMFDFPLIKGDEKTAFSEPNSVVLSEDMARKYFGEADPLGQTLRYQRQFDLKITGVMKNVPNNAHFKFDFLAPLQFQLNLWESQAGPSGRHNQWFWTGAWTYLLLPEARAAQSLKEKFPAFVTKYFPDRIKGGLTLSLQPLTSIHLHSRLDNEIQPNGHVLYVYIFSAIALLILVIACINFVNLSTAQSGTRAKEVGVRKVVGAEKSQLVGQMLGESIIAGLAAVLLAVVIVELLMPAFNRLTERLLEFSLLGNWTGLLLILSLALLVGVLSGLYPAFFLSRFNPVSIFKRTVAVSGGNETFRKVLVVAQFAISIVLIIGLGVVHRQLRFLQEKELGFNKEQVLFVKARPAVNAKFETFRNELLKDPGILNVAGTSNIPGQGAFGYRFVPEGGSIDKPAMLPLLLIDYDFLETAGIKIKQGRGMARTSPSDQAEAFLLNEKAAASLGWKDDAVGKKMQLFAPGKNEIGKSGYIVGVIQDYHFESLHHEIKPLVLTYAGWPDYYAVKIGPGNFAERLATLESTWKTFSPDWPLEYSFLDRKLEQLYGGEQKLSQVINYFTIIAVILACLGLFGLSSFAAERRTKEIGIRKVLGATITSVAALLSKDFVKLVLFANFIAWPIAWYAMNRWLRDFAYRIEIGWWVFTLAGGIALLIALLTVSTQAIKAALANPVEALRYE; from the coding sequence ATGTTCAAAAACTACCTCAAAATCGCGCTGCGCCATTTGAAGAAAAACGCCGTGTATTCCTCCATCAACATCGTCGGTTTGGCAGCAGGCATGGCGTGCTGCATTTTGATCACGCTTTATGTTTTGCATGAGTTGAGTTACGACAAATTTCATCAAAATGCCGAACGGATCTTCCGCGTCCAGCTCGATTTGGATTTGAACGGCGTTTTGTATAAAGAGCCTTCCATTCCATTTCCCGCGGCCGTAGCATTTGCCCGCGATTTTCCAGAAGTCGAAAAGGCGATGCGTTTCTATCGCAATGACGACTTCCCATTGCTCGAAATCGACGACCGCAAATTCATTGAAGAAAGATTTTTCTTCACCGATCCCGCCGTCTTCGAAATGTTCGATTTTCCCTTAATCAAAGGCGATGAGAAAACCGCATTTAGCGAGCCGAACAGCGTGGTGCTCTCGGAAGATATGGCGCGCAAATATTTCGGCGAGGCTGATCCGCTCGGCCAAACACTGCGTTATCAAAGACAATTCGATCTGAAAATCACTGGCGTGATGAAAAACGTTCCCAACAACGCGCATTTCAAGTTCGACTTCCTCGCGCCGCTGCAATTTCAGTTGAACCTGTGGGAAAGCCAGGCTGGCCCGAGCGGGCGCCACAACCAATGGTTTTGGACCGGCGCATGGACTTATCTTTTATTGCCCGAAGCGCGCGCCGCACAAAGCCTGAAAGAAAAGTTTCCGGCATTCGTCACGAAATATTTTCCCGACCGCATCAAAGGCGGCCTCACGCTTTCGCTACAGCCGTTGACGAGCATTCATTTACACTCGCGCCTCGACAACGAAATCCAGCCCAATGGCCACGTTTTGTATGTCTACATCTTTTCGGCCATCGCGCTGCTGATTCTCGTGATTGCTTGCATCAACTTCGTCAACCTTTCCACCGCGCAATCCGGTACGCGCGCCAAAGAAGTCGGCGTGCGCAAAGTCGTGGGCGCGGAAAAATCGCAACTCGTCGGCCAAATGTTGGGCGAGAGCATCATCGCCGGATTGGCGGCCGTGCTGCTCGCCGTCGTCATCGTCGAGTTGCTTATGCCCGCGTTCAACCGACTCACCGAACGGCTATTGGAATTCAGTCTTCTGGGAAATTGGACCGGGCTTCTTCTCATCTTGAGCTTGGCGCTGCTGGTGGGAGTGTTGTCCGGTTTGTATCCGGCGTTTTTCTTGTCGCGCTTCAATCCCGTGAGCATTTTCAAAAGAACAGTCGCCGTGAGTGGGGGTAACGAAACATTTCGCAAAGTGCTGGTGGTGGCGCAATTCGCCATATCGATCGTGCTGATCATCGGCCTCGGCGTGGTGCATCGCCAATTGCGATTCCTGCAAGAAAAAGAATTGGGCTTCAATAAAGAACAAGTTTTGTTCGTCAAAGCGCGGCCGGCGGTGAATGCGAAATTTGAAACATTCCGCAACGAGCTCCTGAAAGACCCCGGCATTCTCAACGTGGCCGGCACTTCGAATATTCCCGGCCAGGGCGCATTCGGCTATCGCTTCGTTCCGGAAGGCGGCTCCATCGACAAGCCGGCGATGCTGCCGCTGCTGCTCATCGATTATGATTTTCTCGAAACCGCCGGCATTAAAATCAAGCAGGGGAGAGGCATGGCGCGAACTTCACCGTCGGATCAAGCCGAGGCTTTTCTGCTGAATGAAAAAGCCGCGGCCTCGCTGGGCTGGAAAGACGACGCCGTCGGCAAGAAGATGCAGCTCTTTGCGCCAGGCAAAAATGAAATCGGCAAATCGGGCTATATCGTCGGCGTGATTCAGGATTATCATTTCGAGTCGTTGCACCACGAGATCAAGCCCCTGGTTTTGACGTATGCGGGCTGGCCTGATTATTACGCCGTTAAAATCGGCCCGGGCAATTTCGCCGAGCGCCTGGCCACGCTTGAAAGCACGTGGAAAACGTTCTCGCCGGATTGGCCGCTGGAATATTCTTTTCTCGACCGCAAGCTGGAACAGCTTTACGGCGGCGAGCAAAAGCTGTCCCAGGTGATCAATTATTTCACCATCATTGCCGTGATTCTCGCATGCCTCGGTTTGTTCGGACTGTCATCGTTTGCCGCCGAACGGCGCACCAAAGAAATCGGCATTCGCAAAGTGCTCGGCGCGACAATCACCAGCGTCGCCGCGTTGCTGTCAAAAGATTTTGTCAAGCTCGTGTTGTTCGCCAACTTCATCGCTTGGCCGATTGCCTGGTATGCGATGAATCGCTGGCTACGGGACTTTGCTTATCGTATTGAAATCGGCTGGTGGGTGTTCACGCTTGCAGGCGGAATAGCTTTGCTGATTGCTTTATTAACTGTGAGCACGCAAGCCATCAAAGCGGCGCTGGCGAATCCAGTTGAAGCGCTGCGGTACGAATGA